The window ATATACCGCCTTCTTTATATTAGATTCATTCATTGTCTTATCGGCAATCTTCTATTGTTACTGGCTACTACATCCTTCACTTAATATTTTTTCGAATACCATAATCTTAATCTCGTCGATCACGCTATTAATTAGCCACCATTTGGCAGCACACTTTTTTCACCTGTATGACAGAATCTGGAGTGTGGCTTCGGTACGAGAGTTATTGACCATCTTTAATGCGGTGACCATCTCTATCGTAGTAGCAAGTGCAGTGCAATTTGTGGTGAGCGGAGATGTGTATGTGCGACTGATGGGCATCACGTGGCTGCTCCACATCGTTATGATTGGGGGATCTCGATTTGTCCTAAGAATTGCCCATGACCGAACAACGCTGAAGGCACATGGAGATTTGAAAAGCGTGTTAATCGTCGGGGCTGGACAAGCTGGTACAATGCTTGCCAGAAGCATGCACAACAATCCTTCGCCTGAATACAAACCGGTGGCTTTTGTGGATGATGATCCGACCAAACAACAGCTAACGGTAATGGGCATAAAAGTTTGCGGGAATACGCAGGAGATACCACGAATTGTCGAAGAGAAAAAAATACAAGAGATTATCCTGGCAATCCCTTCCCTTGGAAAATTGGGCATCCATGAAATCTATGAAATTTGTTCCAAAACGAAAGCGAAAGTACGGATAATGCCAAAGGTGGAGGATGTCCTAACTGGAAATATCTCTGTCAATGATATACAGGATGTCAAAATTGAGGATTTACTTGGTCGTGACGAGGTCGAGCTAGACATGGTCGCCATATCGCAAAAACTAACGAACAAGGTGATCTTAGTGACAGGAGCAGGTGGTTCCATCGGTTCAGAGATTTGCCGTCAAGTGATGAAATTCAAACCAAAGAAACTTTTATTACTTGGACATGGTGAAAATTCCATCTATACCATTCATATGGAGCTAATCGAGAACCACGCAAATCAGGGAACTGAGATTATCCCGATTATTGCGGACATTCAGGACCGAGAACGAATTTTCGAGGTTGTAGGGTTGAATCTGCCAGATGTCATCTATCATGCGGCAGCACATAAGCATGTACCATTGATGGAATACAATCCAAGAGAAGCCATTAAAAACAACGTGTTCGGTACAAAGAATGTAGCGGATGCGGCCAACGAATATGGAGTTTCCAACTTTGTCCTAGTGTCAACAGATAAAGCTGTCAACCCACCAAATGTGATGGGTTCGACGAAGCGAGTTGCAGAAATGATTATTCAGAATCTTTCGACAAGAAGCAATACCATCTTTGCAGCTGTCCGATTCGGGAACGTTTTAGGCTCTCGTGGAAGTGTTGTCCCTCGTTTTAAAGCACAAATTGCAACAGGTGGTCCGGTAACGGTCACACATCCGGACATGACAAGATACTTTATGACCATCCCAGAAGCATCTCGCCTTGTACTGCAAGCTGGGACACTTGCTCAAGGGGGAGAAGTATTCGTGCTGGATATGGGCGAGCCTGTCAAAATTGTAGACCTGGCACGCAACCTAATCCGTCTTTCTGGATTTACAAAAGAAGAAATCCAAATCGAATTCTCTGGTATTCGACCTGGTGAAAAAATGTACGAAGAACTGCTTAAACCGGAAGAAATTCAAGAAGAGCATATCTATCCAAAAATTCATGTAGGGAAAGCCAATGCATTAGACACCGAGGCCCTTCACGAATTACTAGTAAAATTGCAGTCTCTTGAAATAGACGACATTAAAGAAGAAATAGTTTCAGTGGCTAATAATAAATGGCAAATCCCAGAGCATACGGCCATCAAAGTACCCGTATAAATAAGCATCGAGGATTCTAAAATTCTGAAAAGAGGGAAGAATGTGGCAACGCAATTATTACAAACGACGATATTGAATGAACAATTTTTAAAGATTGACTATTCACAATACACATCAGCTGTTGCAGCGATTCACCACCATCTAGAAGAGTCGAAGGATGAACTGACAGGATGGGTCAACACACCTTTAGAAGAGAAACATAATCTCATAGATTCCATACAGACGATTGCAAATGAAATCAAAGTTAACGCGGATGTATTAGTCGTCATTGGAATTGGTGGTTCTTACCTTGGCGCAAAAGCGATTCAAGATGCATTAACACCTTACTTTGGAAAGCAGCCGAACGGAATTGAAGTGATTTATGCGGGGCAAAACATGAGTGGAGCCTATAT is drawn from Lysinibacillus sp. SGAir0095 and contains these coding sequences:
- a CDS encoding nucleoside-diphosphate sugar epimerase/dehydratase, translated to MNYKQRYTAFFILDSFIVLSAIFYCYWLLHPSLNIFSNTIILISSITLLISHHLAAHFFHLYDRIWSVASVRELLTIFNAVTISIVVASAVQFVVSGDVYVRLMGITWLLHIVMIGGSRFVLRIAHDRTTLKAHGDLKSVLIVGAGQAGTMLARSMHNNPSPEYKPVAFVDDDPTKQQLTVMGIKVCGNTQEIPRIVEEKKIQEIILAIPSLGKLGIHEIYEICSKTKAKVRIMPKVEDVLTGNISVNDIQDVKIEDLLGRDEVELDMVAISQKLTNKVILVTGAGGSIGSEICRQVMKFKPKKLLLLGHGENSIYTIHMELIENHANQGTEIIPIIADIQDRERIFEVVGLNLPDVIYHAAAHKHVPLMEYNPREAIKNNVFGTKNVADAANEYGVSNFVLVSTDKAVNPPNVMGSTKRVAEMIIQNLSTRSNTIFAAVRFGNVLGSRGSVVPRFKAQIATGGPVTVTHPDMTRYFMTIPEASRLVLQAGTLAQGGEVFVLDMGEPVKIVDLARNLIRLSGFTKEEIQIEFSGIRPGEKMYEELLKPEEIQEEHIYPKIHVGKANALDTEALHELLVKLQSLEIDDIKEEIVSVANNKWQIPEHTAIKVPV